A region from the Aegilops tauschii subsp. strangulata cultivar AL8/78 chromosome 5, Aet v6.0, whole genome shotgun sequence genome encodes:
- the LOC109762087 gene encoding phospholipase A(1) LCAT3 — MLGAVLRMRLRVLRRHLRLRLHGRRRLRRCRSRRGGGGAAGGEEEGAREPVLLVSGMGGSVLHARRRSDPKFDLRVWVRILLADLEFKKYLWSLYNAQTGYVESLDDDVEIVVPDDDHGLFAIDVLDPSWFVELLHLTMVYHFHDMIDMLLDCGYEKGTTLFGYGYDFRQSNRIDKAMAGLRAKLETAYKASGGKKVNIISHSMGGLLVRCFMSMNHDIFSKYVNKWICIACPFQGAPGCINDSLLTGLQFVYGFESFFFVSRWAMHQLLVECPSIYEMLPNPNFEWKEKPIVQVWRKNPEKDGTVKLVLYEATDCVSLFEEALQNNELNYNGKTIALPFNMSIYKWATETRRILENAELPDTVSFYSIHGTSYETPYDVCYGSESSPIGDLSEVCRTVPTYTYVDGDCTVPVESATADGFPAKERVGVRADHRGLLCDENVFKLLKKWLGVSENARGRVSKSQIMDMPPERIPDQASL; from the exons ATGCTCGGCGCCGTCCTCCGGATGCGGCTCCGCGTGCTCCgccgccacctccgcctccgcctccacggCCGCAGGCGGCTGCGGCGCTGTCGGTCCcggagagggggcggcggcgcggcggggggCGAGGAGGAGGGGGCGCGCGAGCCGGTGCTGCTCGTGTCCGGGATGGGCGGGTCCGTGCTGCACGCGCGGCGGCGGTCCGACCCCAAGTTCGACCTCCGGGTCTGGGTGCGCATCCTCCTCGCCGACCTCGAGTTCAAGAAGTACCTCTGGTCGCTCTACAACGCCCAAACCG GGTATGTGGAATCGTTGGACGACGATGTGGAGATTGTGGTGCCGGACGACGATCATGGGCTGTTCGCCATCGACGTTCTCGATCCTTCCTGG TTTGTAGAGCTACTGCATCTGACTATGGTGTATCATTTCCATGATATGATTGATATGCTCCTTGACTGTGGATACGAGAAAGGAACAACACTATTTGGATATGGTTATGATTTTCGTCAAAGCAACAG GATAGACAAAGCAATGGCTGGTTTGAGAGCAAAACTTGAGACGGCTTACAAGGCCTCTGGTGGGAAAAAAGTAAACATAATCTCCCATTCTATGGGAGGATTGCTAGTACGCTGTTTCATGTCTATGAATCATGAT ATATTTTCGAAGTATGTCAATAAATGGATTTGCATTGCTTGTCCATTTCAAG GTGCCCCAGGATGCATCAATGATTCTCTTCTAACTGGACTGCAGTTTGTTTATGGTTTTGAAAGTTTCTTTTTCGTTTCTCGATGGGCGATGCACCAACTG CTGGTTGAGTGCCCATCAATCTACGAAATGCTGCCAAATCCAAACTTTGAGTGGAAGGAAAAACCAATCGTTCAGGTTTGGCGAAAGAATCCTGAAAAGGATGGAACAGTAAAGCTAGTTTTGTATGAAGCAACTGATTGTGTTTCTCTGTTTGAAGAAGCTTTACAAAATAATGAG CTCAATTATAATGGGAAGACAATTGCACTACCATTCAATATGTCCATCTACAAATGGGCTACTGAGACTCGCCGTATTCTCGAGAATGCTGAACTACCAGATACCGTGAGTTTTTATAGTATACATGGGACATCTTATGAAACACCATATGATGTTTG CTATGGCTCTGAAAGCTCCCCAATTGGAGATCTCTCAGAAGTGTGCCGCACAGTG CCTACATACACATATGTGGATGGAGATTGCACCGTTCCTGTCGAATCAGCCACG GCTGATGGGTTCCCAGCGAAAGAAAGGGTAGGCGTCAGGGCCGACCACCGAGGGCTGCTGTGTGATGAGAATGTGTTCAAGCTTCTCAAGAAATGGCTCGGCGTAAGTGAGAACGCACGGGGTAGGGTGTCGAAATCGCAAATCATGGACATGCCCCCAGAGAGGATCCCTGATCAGGCCAGTCTCTGA